The following proteins are co-located in the Dermochelys coriacea isolate rDerCor1 chromosome 4, rDerCor1.pri.v4, whole genome shotgun sequence genome:
- the LOC119854271 gene encoding LOW QUALITY PROTEIN: NADH dehydrogenase [ubiquinone] iron-sulfur protein 3, mitochondrial-like (The sequence of the model RefSeq protein was modified relative to this genomic sequence to represent the inferred CDS: deleted 2 bases in 2 codons) codes for MICLSVSPACCPGQEVGRCAGAGLRAAACPAVLLQAHFEGSSTTETHPTVRPKDEMAQNQLCAFGEYVAEILPKYIQQVQVTCFNELEIFIPPDGVVPILTLLHDHTNAQFKSLADLTAIDVPTRQYRFEIVYNLLSLRFNSLIRVKTYTDEVTPVDSAVSAHQAANWYEEREVWDMYGVFFANHPDLRRILIDSGFQGHPFRKDFPLSRYVEVWYDDEVKWVVAEPVELVQKFRKFDLNSPWETFPAYRIAPETLKLEAGDKKGDAK; via the exons ATGATTTGTCTGTCTGTGTCCCCGGCTTGCTGCCCGGGACAGGAAGTTGGCAGATGTGCTGGGGCTGGCCTTAGAGCTGCTGCATGCCCTGCAGTGCTGTTGCAAGCTCATTTTGAAGGGAGCTCCACAACAGAGACCCATCCCACTGTTCGACCAAAGGATGAAATGGCCCAGAACCAGCTATGTGCTTTTGGAGAG TATGTGGCTGAAATTCTGCCCAAGTATATCCAGCAAGTCCAGGTGACCTGTTTCaatgaattggagatatttatccCTCCTGATGGGGTTGTTCCAATTCTGACTTTACTTCACGATCACACCAATGCCCAATTTAAATCCCTGGCTGATTTGACTGCTATTGATGTCCCAACTCGACAATATCGTTTTGAGATTGTTTATAATCTCCTGTCTCTGCGCTTCAATTCTCTGATCCGTGTGAAGACGTACACAGATGAGGTGACACCTGTTGATTCAGCAGTATCTGCGCACCAGGCAGCAAACTGGTATGAA GAAAGAGAGGTTTGGGACATGTATGGAGTCTTCTTTGCCAACCACCCTGACCTGAGGCGAATCCTAATAGACTCTGGGTTTCAGGGCCACCCATTTCGGAAGGACTTTCCACTCTCCCGATATGTAGAGGTGTGGTATGATGATGAGGTGAAATGGGTGGTGGCAGAGCCTGTGGAGCTGGTTCAGAAGTTCCGCAAATTCGATCTGAATAGTCCCTGGGAGACATTTCCTGCCTATCGCATAGCTCCAGAGACCCTGAAACTAGAAGCAGGAGACAAGAAAGGAGATGCAAAATAG